In Papaver somniferum cultivar HN1 chromosome 1, ASM357369v1, whole genome shotgun sequence, a genomic segment contains:
- the LOC113352330 gene encoding uncharacterized protein LOC113352330 produces MEIDLNQLPENNDNFNLPPPPPSPPNPPDLNLPAEKEPIFPTNIQWKRSVERLWRAAKNSIQNGSPANVSSRMPKKIGRKKIQIDLEIMSLIPFRRRTNIRSTAKALGMSKTTVWRRIKDGSIKSHSNAIKPGFSLKTRIARLKHCLEMLDESVSPAVFSARPRYDEYVNTPFDGKIGMWAFVFMEAAKRKIKNRVAGTLEMKPIKSITQKVTREFLINKLLPAIIQKWPHDGRTIFIQQDNARPHIAIGDEQFCEAVRQFGLDARICFQPPNSPDLNVNDLGYFRSIDEHQHSEAPNTVPELVAGVEKSFREYPSYLINNVFLTLQTCMNEILKKKGDNDYYIPHMKKDHLIRIGELPTCIQCDSEVITAAKEALEGLQHQLYQQENETPHE; encoded by the exons ATGGAAATTGATTTGAATCAATTGCCAGAAAATAATGATAACTTTAATTTACCTCCCCCTCCCCCATCCCCTCCTAATCCTCCTGATTTGAATCTACCCGCAGAAAAAGAGCCGATTTTTCCTACCAACATACAGT GGAAAAGATCCGTTGAAAGACTTTGGCGCGCTGCAAAAAACAGTATTCAAAATGGAAGTCCTGCTAATGTTTCCTCAAGAATGCCCAAAAAGATTGGTCGCAAAAAAATACAGATTGATCTGGAGATAATGAGCTTGATTCCTTTCCGTCGGAGAACAAATATAAGATCAACAGCAAAGGCTTTGGGGATGTCAAAGACCACTGTTTGGAGAAGAATCAAAGATGGAAGTATTAAATCACACTCAAATGCTATTAAACCAGGCTTCTCACTCAAAACAAGAATAGCAAGACTTAAGCATTGTCTTGAGATGCTAGATGAGAGTGTATCCCCAGCAGTATTTTCTG CTCGTCCCCGATATGATGAATACGTAAATACTCCATTCGACGGGAAAATTGGAATGTGGGCGTTCGTTTTTATGGAGGCCGCAAAGAGGAAAATCAAAAATCGAGTTGCAGGTACTCTTGAGATGAAACCGATTAAGTCAATCACACAAAAGGTTACTCGCGAGTTTTTGATCAACAAACTACTCCCTGCTATCATACAAAAATGGCCACATGACGGTCGTACAATCTTCATTCAACAAGATAATGCAAGGCCACACATTGCTATTGGTGATGAACAATTTTGTGAAGCTGTTCGACAATTTGGATTGGATGCGCGCATATGTTTTCAACCTCCAAATAGTCCAGATTTAAATGTCAATGATCTTGGATATTTTAGATCTATAGATGAACATCAACACTCCGAGGCTCCAAATACCGTGCCTGAATTGGTTGCGGGCGTGGAAAAGTCTTTTCGAGAGTATCCAAGTTACCTGATAAACAACGTATTTCTAACGTTACAAACGTGCATGAAtgaaatattaaagaagaaaggaGATAATGATTATTATATCCCACATATGAAGAAAGATCATTTGATTAGAATTGGTGAATTGCCAACTTGCATTCAGTGTGACAGTGAAGTCATAACCGCAGCAAAAGAAGCGCTTGAGGGTCTACAACATCAACTATATCAACAAGAAAATGAAACACCACATGAATGA